The proteins below come from a single Chryseobacterium sp. MA9 genomic window:
- a CDS encoding DinB family protein has translation MIKQALLGEFLHEAENTRKILKAIPDTALNWKPSEKNWTTGQLASHIAEVYNWYESTFNQDIFDMGAYKYDKGDISKAENILAKFEENVAKAQKVLENSDENTYFNEWKMEMNGNVLFPPMPKVQVVRAFLYNHLYHHRGELVVYLRSTGNKVPGLYGPTADDKF, from the coding sequence ATGATTAAGCAAGCCTTATTAGGTGAATTTTTGCATGAAGCAGAAAACACGAGAAAAATTTTAAAAGCTATTCCCGACACTGCCTTAAACTGGAAACCATCTGAAAAAAATTGGACAACAGGCCAATTGGCCTCTCACATTGCTGAAGTATACAATTGGTACGAATCCACTTTCAATCAGGATATTTTTGATATGGGTGCGTACAAGTATGACAAAGGAGATATTTCCAAAGCAGAAAATATACTAGCAAAATTTGAAGAAAATGTTGCTAAAGCACAGAAAGTTCTTGAAAACTCGGATGAAAACACTTATTTTAATGAGTGGAAAATGGAAATGAACGGAAATGTACTTTTCCCTCCTATGCCAAAAGTTCAGGTAGTAAGAGCTTTTCTTTATAATCATTTGTACCATCACAGAGGAGAACTGGTTGTCTATTTAAGATCAACCGGAAATAAAGTTCCCGGACTTTACGGTCCTACTGCTGATGATAAATTCTAA
- a CDS encoding acyl-CoA dehydrogenase family protein, translated as MNTETIDNIKMIAETAREFAEKNIRPNIMEWDESQTFPKDLFHQLGEMGFMGIVVPEQYGGSGLGYHEYVTILDEISQVDPSIGLSVAAHNSLCTNHIYEFGNEEQRHKWLPQLASGKVIGAWGLTEHNTGSDSGGMSTTAVKDGDEWVINGAKNFITHAISGDIAVVMTRTGEIGAKNNSTAFVLEKGMPGFTSGKKENKLGMRASETAELIFDNVRVPDSHRLGEVGEGFKQAMKVLDGGRISIAALSLGTARGAYKAALKYAKERHQFGKPIADFQAINFMLADMATEIDAAELLIQRASTLKNAKQKMTKEGAMAKLYASEACVRISNNAVQIFGGYGYTKDFPAEKFYRDSKLCTIGEGTSEIQRLVIGRDITK; from the coding sequence ATGAATACAGAGACTATTGACAACATCAAAATGATAGCGGAGACGGCTAGAGAATTTGCAGAAAAGAACATCAGACCGAATATTATGGAGTGGGATGAAAGCCAGACTTTTCCAAAAGACTTATTCCACCAGTTAGGTGAGATGGGTTTTATGGGAATTGTTGTTCCTGAACAATATGGAGGTTCCGGGTTAGGTTATCATGAGTATGTTACTATTCTGGATGAAATTTCTCAGGTTGACCCATCTATCGGTCTTTCTGTAGCAGCACACAACTCACTTTGTACCAACCATATCTATGAATTTGGAAATGAAGAACAAAGACACAAATGGCTTCCTCAGCTGGCTTCCGGAAAAGTAATCGGAGCTTGGGGGCTTACAGAGCACAATACAGGTTCAGATTCAGGAGGAATGTCTACTACTGCTGTAAAAGATGGTGACGAATGGGTTATCAACGGAGCTAAAAACTTTATCACTCACGCTATTTCAGGAGACATTGCTGTAGTAATGACAAGAACAGGAGAAATAGGTGCTAAAAATAACTCTACAGCTTTTGTTTTAGAAAAAGGAATGCCTGGGTTCACTTCCGGGAAAAAAGAAAATAAATTAGGAATGCGTGCTTCCGAAACAGCAGAATTAATTTTTGACAATGTTCGTGTACCGGATTCCCACCGTTTAGGAGAAGTAGGTGAAGGCTTCAAGCAAGCTATGAAAGTATTGGATGGAGGTAGAATTTCTATCGCTGCACTAAGCTTAGGTACTGCGAGAGGAGCTTACAAAGCTGCTTTGAAATATGCAAAAGAAAGACATCAGTTTGGTAAACCTATTGCAGATTTCCAGGCAATCAATTTTATGCTGGCAGATATGGCTACAGAAATTGATGCTGCTGAGCTTCTTATCCAAAGAGCTTCTACCTTGAAAAACGCAAAACAGAAAATGACAAAAGAAGGAGCTATGGCTAAACTGTATGCTTCTGAAGCTTGTGTAAGAATTTCTAATAATGCAGTTCAGATTTTCGGAGGATACGGTTATACAAAAGACTTCCCGGCTGAAAAGTTCTATAGAGACTCTAAGCTTTGTACTATTGGCGAAGGTACTTCTGAGATCCAGAGACTGGTAATTGGAAGAGATATTACAAAATAA
- a CDS encoding endonuclease, protein MKKFLLPIILISSFISAQAPAGYYDGTAGLTGYALKSKLHDIISDKMINWHYDDLKVLYNQTDLDKYYDHDASNTQYLLDIYSEIPSRQDAYEYKADQLIAGAGGEGLGYNREHMMPQSTFSTSSSISDYPMYSDLNFIIPADAYINQRRNNYPYGIGNNTNHYIFTNTSRISNAAIPNYPYTGRVYEPINEFKGDIARTLLYFAVRYEGKLGSFNTAYTTSANITPATDQCPLDGTEERAVDLPYVAMLKQWSAADPVSQREIDRNNAIYTIQKNRNPFIDHPEWIDMIWSETPDNVAPAAPGSLVSTQQNAYFVNLSWTASPDTDVLGYRVYMNGSATPVAVTKGNSISIDHLSPSTTYAFTVKAFDKAYLESPFSNTVTASTIASDSFAPDLMITKYISGTNTDFVKNNALEIVNKTGHEVNLNNYRINIQFKNNSSGAIYNGDTYELEGKVGNNETFVILNPKAALSCYTNGQARFVTASDPMLFAGQNYVELAYNKTVTIDAVGVKYTTNNNGNVSLYRKSTINKPADTFNISEWDSYPANYCQNLGGTLSTAELITANNEFTIYPNPVYDNLYVNGETEKIKTAQIIDLSGKVIYKEKDPFRNKKSISVQGIPTGLYFLKLDEKAHQFIKK, encoded by the coding sequence ATGAAAAAATTTTTACTTCCTATCATTTTAATTTCCTCTTTTATTTCTGCGCAGGCACCTGCCGGATATTATGATGGAACAGCTGGATTGACAGGGTATGCTCTGAAATCGAAACTTCACGATATTATTTCGGATAAAATGATTAACTGGCATTATGATGATCTGAAGGTGCTCTATAATCAGACTGATCTTGACAAATATTATGATCATGATGCTTCCAATACTCAGTACCTTTTGGATATCTATTCGGAAATACCTTCGCGACAGGATGCTTATGAATACAAAGCAGATCAATTAATAGCGGGTGCAGGGGGAGAAGGTTTAGGTTATAACAGGGAACATATGATGCCGCAAAGCACATTCAGTACAAGTTCGTCTATTAGTGACTATCCTATGTATTCGGATCTGAACTTTATTATTCCTGCTGATGCTTACATCAACCAGCGTAGGAATAATTATCCTTATGGAATAGGAAACAATACAAATCATTATATTTTCACCAATACTTCGAGGATATCCAATGCTGCAATTCCAAATTATCCTTATACCGGAAGAGTTTACGAACCTATTAATGAATTTAAGGGTGATATCGCAAGGACTTTGCTGTATTTTGCAGTAAGGTATGAGGGGAAACTCGGGTCATTTAATACAGCTTATACTACATCAGCCAACATAACACCGGCTACAGATCAGTGTCCGCTTGACGGAACCGAAGAAAGAGCCGTTGATCTTCCTTACGTTGCCATGCTGAAGCAATGGAGTGCCGCAGATCCTGTTTCGCAAAGAGAAATTGACAGAAATAATGCCATCTACACGATACAGAAAAACAGAAATCCATTTATTGATCATCCTGAATGGATTGATATGATCTGGTCCGAAACGCCTGATAATGTTGCGCCGGCGGCTCCGGGATCATTGGTTTCAACTCAGCAGAATGCTTATTTTGTCAATCTGAGCTGGACGGCTTCTCCCGATACCGATGTTTTAGGATACAGAGTTTATATGAATGGTTCGGCAACACCCGTAGCTGTTACAAAGGGAAATTCTATAAGCATAGACCACCTGAGCCCGTCAACAACTTATGCTTTTACTGTGAAAGCTTTTGATAAAGCATATCTGGAGTCTCCATTCAGTAATACAGTTACAGCTTCAACAATTGCTTCGGATTCATTTGCTCCGGATCTTATGATTACAAAATATATATCAGGGACCAATACAGATTTCGTTAAGAATAACGCTCTGGAAATTGTTAATAAAACCGGACATGAGGTTAATTTAAATAATTACAGAATTAATATTCAGTTTAAAAACAATTCTTCAGGAGCTATTTACAATGGGGACACCTATGAACTGGAAGGTAAAGTTGGAAATAATGAAACTTTTGTTATTTTGAATCCAAAAGCTGCTTTATCATGCTATACCAATGGTCAGGCAAGATTTGTAACGGCTTCTGATCCTATGCTGTTTGCAGGACAAAACTATGTGGAACTTGCTTATAATAAAACGGTTACTATAGATGCTGTAGGCGTAAAATATACTACCAATAATAACGGGAATGTATCTTTATATAGAAAAAGTACCATCAATAAGCCTGCAGATACATTTAATATCAGTGAATGGGATTCTTATCCGGCTAATTACTGTCAGAATCTGGGTGGTACACTGTCTACTGCAGAACTGATTACTGCCAATAATGAATTTACAATATATCCAAACCCAGTTTATGATAATCTTTATGTAAACGGAGAAACGGAAAAGATAAAAACAGCTCAGATCATAGATCTTTCCGGAAAAGTGATCTACAAAGAAAAAGATCCGTTCAGAAATAAGAAAAGTATTTCGGTGCAAGGGATTCCTACAGGATTGTATTTCTTAAAACTTGATGAGAAAGCACATCAGTTTATTAAAAAATAA
- a CDS encoding SatD family protein — MIAVITGDIINSQHADTEVWITRLKNLLERWGSAPGTWEIYRGDEFQFKCNIDDVFWRFLAIKSLIKSQENLDVRIAIGIGEESFSSEKITESNGTAYVHSGRLLNDLKNDGHTVAIKTSSDPVDRDLNILLKWSSKDFDNWTMATAEIIHEMIMNQDITQEDLAKRFAISQSSVSQRLKRANYELIVETNQYFRKKISEL; from the coding sequence ATGATAGCGGTCATTACCGGTGATATTATAAATTCACAGCATGCGGACACTGAAGTTTGGATTACCAGACTTAAAAATCTTCTCGAAAGATGGGGAAGCGCTCCTGGCACATGGGAAATCTACAGAGGAGATGAGTTCCAGTTCAAATGCAATATTGATGACGTTTTCTGGCGGTTTCTAGCCATAAAATCTCTTATTAAAAGTCAGGAAAATTTAGATGTAAGGATAGCCATCGGTATTGGTGAAGAAAGTTTCTCTTCTGAGAAAATCACAGAATCCAATGGTACAGCCTATGTACATTCCGGAAGACTGCTTAATGACCTTAAAAATGATGGGCATACCGTTGCAATCAAAACATCCAGTGACCCGGTGGACAGGGATCTTAATATCCTGTTGAAATGGTCATCCAAAGATTTTGACAACTGGACTATGGCTACGGCAGAGATTATTCATGAAATGATCATGAATCAGGATATTACCCAGGAAGATCTTGCTAAAAGATTTGCTATTTCACAGTCTTCTGTAAGCCAGAGACTGAAGCGAGCCAACTATGAGCTCATCGTGGAAACCAATCAGTATTTCAGAAAGAAAATCTCAGAATTATAG
- a CDS encoding DUF3307 domain-containing protein encodes MIFIRLILAHLLGDFILQPNSWVADKENYKLKSKFLYFHILIHTILSLIFLWDLKLWWVAVLIGITHFIIDAAKLTFQNAKTKKRWFFIDQLLHGLVIAGVSFYFQEFSFSFLQNQEFLKIIMAALFLTTPASIFIKILLSSWTPAPDGPNTIQTESLSSAGKYIGILERLLVFTFIMVNHWEGVGFMVAAKSVFRFSDLAQAKQRKLTEYVLIGTLLSFGLAVLTGIIIK; translated from the coding sequence ATGATCTTTATCAGACTCATATTGGCACATCTACTCGGAGATTTTATACTTCAGCCAAATTCATGGGTTGCAGATAAGGAAAACTATAAACTAAAAAGTAAGTTTTTATACTTTCATATTCTGATTCATACCATATTAAGTCTTATTTTTCTTTGGGATCTGAAACTTTGGTGGGTAGCTGTTCTGATAGGAATCACTCACTTCATTATTGATGCCGCCAAGCTTACATTTCAAAATGCAAAGACTAAGAAAAGATGGTTTTTCATTGATCAGTTACTGCATGGTCTGGTGATTGCAGGAGTTTCTTTTTATTTCCAGGAATTCAGCTTCAGCTTTTTGCAGAATCAGGAGTTTTTAAAGATAATCATGGCAGCATTGTTTCTTACGACACCGGCATCTATTTTTATCAAAATCTTATTGTCATCATGGACACCTGCTCCGGATGGCCCCAACACTATTCAAACCGAATCTTTATCAAGTGCCGGAAAATATATCGGAATTTTAGAACGTCTGCTGGTCTTCACTTTTATCATGGTGAATCATTGGGAAGGCGTAGGTTTCATGGTGGCTGCCAAATCTGTTTTCAGATTCAGCGACCTTGCACAGGCAAAACAGAGAAAGCTTACAGAATATGTATTAATTGGTACACTGCTGAGTTTTGGACTGGCTGTCTTAACAGGAATAATAATAAAATAA
- the purC gene encoding phosphoribosylaminoimidazolesuccinocarboxamide synthase: MSQKKEMLYEGKAKQVFATDNPDEVVVRFKDDATAFNAQKKGQVDLKGEMNNAITTLIFEYLNEKGIKTHFIKQLDEREQLVRKVSIIPLEMVVRNYSAGSMAQRLGVEEGIKSPVTIFDICYKKDELGDPLINDHHAVFLGAATYEELDEMYELTSDINEILIDLFDKINIILVDFKIELGKTSDGEIILADEISPDTCRLWDKDTMKKLDKDRFRRDLGEVTEAYVEIYNRLKNLLQK, encoded by the coding sequence ATGAGTCAAAAGAAAGAAATGTTGTACGAGGGGAAAGCAAAACAGGTATTTGCAACCGATAATCCTGATGAAGTAGTAGTACGTTTCAAAGACGATGCTACAGCATTTAACGCTCAAAAGAAAGGTCAGGTTGATCTTAAAGGGGAAATGAACAACGCCATCACAACCCTTATTTTTGAATACTTAAATGAAAAAGGAATCAAAACTCATTTCATCAAACAATTGGACGAAAGAGAGCAGTTGGTAAGAAAAGTATCTATCATTCCTTTGGAAATGGTGGTAAGAAACTACTCTGCAGGAAGTATGGCACAAAGATTAGGAGTTGAAGAAGGTATCAAATCTCCGGTAACAATCTTCGATATCTGCTACAAAAAAGACGAATTGGGAGATCCGCTTATCAATGATCACCATGCTGTTTTCTTAGGAGCTGCTACTTATGAAGAGCTTGACGAAATGTATGAATTGACTTCGGATATCAATGAAATCCTTATCGACCTGTTTGATAAAATCAACATAATCCTGGTAGATTTCAAAATAGAATTAGGTAAAACTTCAGATGGTGAAATCATCCTTGCTGACGAGATTTCTCCTGATACCTGCAGACTTTGGGATAAAGATACCATGAAGAAATTAGATAAAGACAGATTCAGAAGAGACTTAGGAGAAGTTACTGAGGCTTACGTTGAAATCTATAACCGTCTTAAAAATCTTTTACAGAAATAA
- the purF gene encoding amidophosphoribosyltransferase, translating to MKSLDIHKSEYLKQFETQTYGRNLFRTQEEERLDAPNEECGIFGLYSDNDLDTFSLSQFGLFALQHRGQEACGISVLKDGRITNMKDEGLVLDVYKDIQEPETFMGNSAIGHTRYTTAGDKKKYNFQPFFAKNEYDQIILSIAHNGNLTNAKELKQELEAEGVVFRATSDSEVILRLIQKNLDLGLRGAIKATMEKIEGAYSVVGMTRNKFFAFRDFNGIRPLVLGAIDERSYVVASESVALDAVGAQYVRNILPGEIIYTNENEPGKLHSYMMDEAKGKQRICSFEYIYFARPDSTLENINVYEIREKSGEKIWEQAPVEADLVIGVPDSGVPAAIGFSKASGIPFRPVLIKNRYIGRSFIVPTQEMRERVVNLKLNPIISEMKDKRVVIIDDSIVRGTTSKRLVKILKDAGVKEIHFRSVSPPIIAPCYLGIDTPSKDDLISANMTTEELKNYLGVDSLEFLSIDNLKEILGSANHCFGCFTEEYPVEKGEEVDLFN from the coding sequence ATGAAAAGTTTAGACATTCATAAAAGTGAATATTTAAAACAGTTTGAAACCCAGACTTACGGAAGAAATCTTTTCAGAACTCAGGAAGAGGAAAGACTGGATGCTCCCAATGAAGAATGTGGGATCTTCGGTTTGTATTCGGATAATGATCTGGATACTTTCTCTCTTTCACAGTTCGGGCTTTTTGCATTACAGCACAGAGGCCAGGAAGCTTGCGGTATTTCCGTTTTAAAAGACGGAAGAATTACCAATATGAAAGATGAAGGACTGGTTTTAGATGTTTATAAAGACATTCAGGAACCTGAAACTTTTATGGGAAATTCTGCAATTGGGCATACCCGTTATACCACTGCAGGAGATAAAAAGAAATATAACTTCCAGCCATTTTTCGCGAAAAACGAATATGACCAGATTATACTTTCTATAGCACACAACGGTAATCTTACCAATGCCAAAGAATTAAAGCAAGAATTAGAGGCTGAAGGCGTAGTTTTCAGAGCTACATCCGATTCTGAGGTGATTCTGAGACTGATCCAGAAAAACCTTGATTTAGGTCTACGCGGCGCTATTAAAGCAACCATGGAAAAGATCGAAGGAGCTTATTCCGTAGTAGGGATGACCAGAAATAAATTCTTTGCATTCAGAGATTTCAACGGAATCCGTCCGTTGGTTTTGGGAGCTATAGACGAGAGATCTTATGTAGTAGCCTCAGAATCTGTGGCATTGGATGCTGTAGGAGCTCAATATGTACGTAATATCCTTCCTGGTGAGATCATTTATACCAATGAAAATGAACCTGGAAAACTTCATTCTTATATGATGGATGAGGCGAAAGGAAAGCAGAGAATCTGCTCTTTTGAATATATATACTTTGCAAGACCTGACTCTACTTTAGAAAATATCAATGTATACGAGATCAGAGAAAAATCTGGGGAGAAAATCTGGGAACAGGCTCCTGTAGAGGCTGATCTGGTTATTGGAGTTCCGGATTCCGGAGTTCCTGCTGCCATTGGTTTCTCTAAAGCTTCAGGAATACCTTTCCGTCCTGTTTTGATCAAAAACAGATATATCGGAAGAAGCTTTATCGTTCCTACACAGGAAATGAGAGAAAGGGTAGTGAATCTTAAACTGAACCCGATCATTTCTGAAATGAAAGATAAAAGAGTTGTGATCATTGATGACTCTATCGTTCGAGGAACAACATCTAAGAGACTTGTTAAAATTCTAAAAGATGCAGGAGTAAAGGAAATCCACTTCAGAAGTGTTTCTCCACCAATCATTGCACCATGTTATCTGGGAATTGATACTCCGTCCAAAGATGATCTGATCTCTGCCAATATGACGACAGAAGAGCTTAAAAATTATTTGGGAGTAGATTCCTTAGAGTTTTTAAGCATAGATAACCTGAAAGAAATTTTAGGATCTGCAAATCACTGCTTCGGATGTTTTACTGAAGAATATCCTGTAGAAAAAGGAGAGGAGGTAGATTTATTCAATTAA
- a CDS encoding glycerophosphodiester phosphodiesterase family protein, giving the protein MKNAFFTGIFLVFAQLYTSQSFDKQAHRGGKSLYPENTIPAMKNALKMNITTLEMDLAITKDKKVILSHDAFLSPELVTKPDGTYIPKDSGFYYKIYEMPYAKIKTFDVGLKKLNNYPDQKKMKAQKPLFSEVIDACEAYARELKRPLPFYNIETKTRPFSDNIFHPEPKEFVDLMMKVIVEKKIQDRVIIQSFDPRTLEILHKEYPKIMTALLVEKVDDKKLAQQQAYFKNIPVEKFKMYPDHLSGVAGDMKFLSFTPAIYSPEHHLVTPELVKECHLLGMKVIPWTVNTKERLKELKDMGIDGVISDDPRIFE; this is encoded by the coding sequence ATGAAAAACGCATTTTTCACCGGTATTTTTCTGGTATTTGCCCAACTTTACACATCACAATCTTTCGATAAACAGGCACATCGCGGAGGGAAATCTCTTTATCCGGAAAATACCATTCCGGCAATGAAGAATGCCTTAAAAATGAATATAACAACCCTGGAAATGGATCTGGCCATCACAAAGGACAAAAAGGTCATTCTTTCCCATGATGCTTTCCTTTCGCCGGAGTTGGTTACAAAGCCGGATGGAACCTATATTCCAAAAGACTCTGGTTTTTATTATAAGATTTATGAAATGCCTTATGCAAAAATTAAGACATTTGATGTAGGCCTTAAAAAACTTAATAACTATCCCGATCAAAAGAAAATGAAGGCTCAGAAACCTCTCTTTTCAGAGGTCATAGATGCATGTGAAGCTTATGCCCGTGAACTAAAGAGACCATTGCCTTTTTATAATATAGAAACAAAGACGCGTCCTTTCTCTGATAACATATTTCATCCGGAACCGAAAGAATTTGTTGATCTGATGATGAAAGTTATTGTAGAGAAAAAGATCCAGGATAGAGTGATCATTCAGTCTTTTGATCCCAGAACACTGGAAATCCTTCACAAAGAATATCCTAAAATCATGACAGCTTTACTGGTAGAAAAAGTGGATGATAAAAAACTGGCTCAGCAGCAGGCTTACTTTAAAAACATTCCTGTGGAAAAATTCAAAATGTATCCCGATCATTTGAGCGGAGTGGCAGGAGATATGAAGTTCCTGAGTTTTACTCCAGCTATTTACAGTCCTGAACATCATCTCGTGACTCCCGAATTGGTAAAGGAATGCCATTTATTAGGAATGAAAGTAATCCCATGGACCGTAAATACAAAAGAAAGATTGAAGGAATTAAAGGATATGGGAATTGACGGAGTAATCAGCGATGATCCAAGAATATTCGAATAA
- a CDS encoding porin family protein, with amino-acid sequence MKKLFLGLALTAGTLAFAQETETKTVNASPLKKDVQPIRFGIKAGGNSAYFSQQKFGINTQQLGFHAGAFVNIPISKQFSFQPEVLFNQMGAKDVMYSTETDNGVTNVKTKVQSRVQMNYISVPLMVQMRPIDKFYIEAGPEFSYFLNGKNKAESTVASTTGGVTTTTASSNSQDIDKDMINKFNFGLGLGLGYDITSNIGISARYVNSLTKIDKSRPAAENNNRVFQLGLNYKF; translated from the coding sequence ATGAAGAAGTTATTTTTAGGATTAGCATTAACTGCTGGTACATTAGCTTTCGCTCAAGAGACAGAAACAAAAACAGTAAATGCATCACCACTAAAAAAAGATGTTCAACCTATTAGATTCGGGATTAAAGCAGGAGGAAACTCCGCTTATTTCAGTCAGCAGAAATTCGGGATCAATACTCAGCAACTAGGTTTTCACGCAGGTGCATTCGTTAATATTCCAATTTCAAAACAATTCAGCTTCCAGCCGGAGGTATTATTCAACCAAATGGGGGCAAAAGATGTAATGTATTCTACAGAAACGGACAATGGAGTTACGAATGTAAAGACTAAAGTACAGAGCAGAGTACAAATGAACTACATTTCAGTTCCATTAATGGTTCAAATGAGACCTATTGACAAGTTTTATATTGAAGCAGGACCTGAGTTCAGTTATTTCCTTAATGGAAAAAACAAAGCAGAATCTACTGTAGCAAGTACTACAGGTGGTGTTACTACCACTACTGCAAGTTCAAATTCTCAAGATATCGACAAAGATATGATCAACAAATTCAATTTCGGATTAGGTCTTGGTTTAGGATATGATATCACTTCCAACATCGGTATCAGTGCAAGATATGTAAACAGCTTAACCAAAATTGATAAAAGCAGACCTGCCGCTGAAAACAATAACAGAGTATTTCAGTTAGGCCTGAACTATAAATTTTAA
- a CDS encoding porin family protein has protein sequence MKKIFLGLALVAGTFTFAQKTSTSTASSSPVRFGVKAGLNISTISNSDLNSKAGFYGGVFANIPVAQDFSVQPEVLYSGLGGKYKGNSDLKLNTDYIAVPVMLQYNLIPNLYVEAGPQFGFLISAKGKGNGGSVDIKDNLKTFDFGIGLGAGYYFTQNIGVNLRYTAGLSDVPKNNPGDASRNGVFQVGLAYKF, from the coding sequence ATGAAAAAGATTTTTTTAGGTCTTGCCTTAGTAGCAGGTACTTTCACTTTTGCTCAGAAGACTTCAACTTCTACTGCTTCATCTTCTCCAGTTAGATTTGGTGTAAAAGCAGGTCTTAATATTTCTACTATTTCTAACAGTGATTTAAATTCAAAAGCTGGATTTTACGGTGGGGTTTTTGCAAACATTCCAGTAGCACAAGACTTCTCTGTACAGCCGGAAGTATTATACAGCGGTTTGGGTGGTAAATATAAAGGTAACAGTGATCTAAAACTTAACACGGATTATATCGCAGTACCGGTAATGTTACAGTATAACCTGATCCCTAATCTATATGTAGAAGCAGGTCCTCAATTTGGTTTCCTTATCAGTGCTAAAGGAAAAGGTAACGGCGGATCTGTAGATATTAAAGACAATTTGAAAACTTTTGATTTCGGAATTGGTCTTGGAGCTGGATATTATTTCACACAAAATATCGGAGTGAATCTAAGATATACTGCAGGATTATCTGATGTCCCTAAAAACAACCCAGGTGACGCTTCTAGAAACGGAGTATTCCAGGTAGGTTTAGCTTATAAATTCTAA
- a CDS encoding porin family protein — MKKIFLGLAIITGTFAFAQNTSTDATTPSTSSSKIKFGLKAGLNVSNLSNMDMNSKAGFYGGVFANIPIAKDFSIQPEALYSATGAKGKGGDETKLNLEYLSVPIMFQYNALPNLYVEAGPQFNFLIDARLKKSASTGAFKSATNSFDFGIGLGAGYYFTKNIGINVRYTAGLSDIVKTRYQYGYDRTGSVKNSVFQVGINYKF; from the coding sequence ATGAAAAAGATTTTTCTAGGCCTGGCAATTATCACAGGTACTTTTGCTTTTGCTCAGAACACTTCAACTGATGCTACTACTCCATCAACATCTTCTTCTAAAATCAAGTTCGGTTTAAAAGCAGGTCTGAACGTATCTAACCTTTCTAATATGGATATGAATTCAAAAGCGGGATTTTATGGAGGTGTATTTGCTAATATTCCTATAGCAAAGGATTTTTCAATTCAGCCGGAGGCTTTATATAGTGCAACGGGAGCAAAAGGAAAGGGAGGTGATGAGACCAAACTTAATTTAGAATATCTTTCTGTACCTATAATGTTTCAATACAATGCTCTTCCTAATTTATATGTAGAAGCAGGGCCACAGTTTAATTTCTTAATTGATGCAAGATTAAAGAAAAGTGCTTCTACCGGTGCTTTTAAAAGCGCAACAAATTCTTTTGACTTTGGAATCGGATTAGGAGCAGGCTATTACTTTACCAAAAACATTGGTATAAATGTGAGATATACTGCAGGATTATCTGATATTGTGAAAACAAGATACCAATACGGATATGACAGAACAGGATCTGTGAAGAACAGTGTATTCCAAGTAGGGATAAATTACAAATTCTAA
- a CDS encoding porin family protein — translation MKKLILGLALTAGTFAFAQQTGNTSSNPVSFGVKGGMNVSSLSKDSGLDDQKSKIGFNAGVFANIPLAASFSVQPEVLYSQYGNKSDFTALGTKYSASTKLDYIAVPVMFQYNLIPNLYVEAGPEFGFMVSAKNKLKNESNGDSTTSDNYKDNFNTFNFGIGLGAGYYFTPNLGLTARYVAGLTDIAKNRPSGSDAVRNNVFQVGLAYKFK, via the coding sequence ATGAAAAAGTTAATTTTAGGATTAGCGTTAACTGCAGGAACATTCGCATTCGCTCAACAGACAGGAAACACATCTTCTAATCCAGTATCATTCGGGGTAAAAGGAGGAATGAACGTTTCTTCACTTTCAAAAGACAGTGGTCTTGATGATCAGAAATCTAAAATAGGATTCAACGCAGGTGTATTTGCAAATATTCCATTAGCAGCTTCTTTCAGCGTTCAGCCGGAGGTGTTATATTCACAATATGGTAATAAATCAGATTTTACCGCACTTGGAACAAAATATTCAGCTTCTACTAAGTTAGATTATATTGCTGTACCAGTGATGTTCCAGTATAATTTAATCCCTAACCTTTATGTTGAGGCAGGACCAGAATTTGGTTTCATGGTAAGCGCTAAAAACAAATTAAAAAATGAATCTAACGGAGATTCTACTACATCAGACAATTACAAAGACAATTTCAATACATTCAATTTTGGAATCGGACTTGGTGCTGGGTATTATTTCACTCCAAACCTAGGACTTACAGCAAGATATGTAGCAGGTTTAACAGATATCGCTAAAAATAGACCTAGCGGATCTGATGCTGTCAGAAACAATGTATTCCAGGTAGGATTAGCTTATAAATTTAAATAA